CGATCCGCACCTCCGGCGACGCACTCCTCTCGATCATCAACGAGATTCTCGACTTCTCGAAGATCGAGTCCGGCCGCATGGAGCTCGAGCGCCACCCATTCGAGCTCTCGCAATGCGTCGAGGAGACACTCGACATCTTCGCGTTGCAGGCCGCCGCCAAGGGCATCGAGCTCGCCTACGCCATCGACCCCGCCGTGCCGACCTGGATCGTCGGCGACATCACGCGCCTGCGCCAGGTGCTCGTGAACCTCGTCAACAACGCCGTGAAGTTCACCCCCAGCGGCTTCATCACCATCGAGGTGAAACTCGCCGCCGAGGCCGGCACGCCGGGCGACGGCGCGCTGCTGCTCGACTTCATCGTCACCGACACCGGCATCGGCATTCCTGCCGACCGCCAGAGCGCACTGTTCAAGCCGTTCAGCCAGGTCGACTCGTCCACCACACGCAAATACGGCGGCACCGGCCTCGGCCTCGCCATCTGCGACCGCCTCGTGCAGCTCATGGGCGGCACCGTCGACGTCACCAGCCAGCTCGGCCACGGCTCGCGCTTCCGTTTCAACATTCAGACCGAACGCGCCGAAGTCCCCACCGGCGGCCGCGTGCTGAACTTCGCCGGCGTCGCCGTGCTCGCCGTCGACGATCACGCCGTGAACCGCCACGCGCTCGGCACCTGCCTGCACCAATGGGGCTGCACGCCCGTCCTCGCCGAAAACGCCGCCCAAGCCCTCGCCGCCGCCGCGGACCGCCGCCCCGCTATCGCGATCGTCGATCACGATCTGGCCGGCACCGCCGGCGACGAACTCGTGAAGCAGCTCCACGCGCTCCAGCCGGGCCTGCCCATCGTCCTGCTCACCGCCGCATCGGACGGCGTTCGCCAAGGCCAGAGCGCCGAGCCGTTCATTATGCGGCTGCCCAAGCCGATCAAGCCGACCTTCCTCGGCGAATGCCTCTCGCGCCTGATGAAAGGCGGCGCCCTGGCGCCCCCGCCCACGCCCACCGCCGTCGCACCGCACAGCGAACTCGCCCGCAGCATCCCGCTCGACATCCTCCTCGTGGAGGACAATCCGGTTAACCAGAAAGTCGCCCTCCACCTGCTCAACCGCCTCGGCTACCAGTCCGACGCCGTCAGCAACGGTCTCGAAGCCATCCGCGCGATCGAGCAACGCGACTACGACCTGGTTTTCATGGACGTCCAGATGCCCGAAATGGACGGCCTGACCGCCACGCGCGAGATTCGCAACCGCCTCCCCAAACCGCGCCAACCCATCGTCGTCGCCCTCACCGCCAACGCCGTGCAAGGCGACCGCGAACGCTGCCTCGCCGCCGGCATGGACGACTATCTGCCGAAACCCGTGAAGCTCGACGACCTTCACGCCATGGTGCGGAAATACTTCGCCGAAAAGACCTGAGCTCATTCAGTGGGTGGGCGTCGGCGTCCCTGCCGACGCCAGTCGTCGTCAGGACCGGCAACGACGACTTTTCAGTGCGGATCGCTAGAGTCGAGAAGCGCGCCCAACTGCCTGAGTCCGGCTGAACCCGCGACGCACTCCTCGTCACCTCAGAGCCAGCGCAGCAGCTCGCGCATTTCCTCAGACCTTGCCGGCTCGTCGGCGAGGTTTCTCATTTCCAGCGGGTCGCGCGCGAGGTCGAAAAAAAGCCACGGCAACTCGCGTCCGTCCGGCGCGCGGCGCAGCACGAGCTTGTGCCGCGCGGTGCGGAAACCGCGCCAAGCGTGCGGACACTGCAACGGAATTTCCGTCGCGCTCGGCATCGAGATCGCCGCGCTGTCGCGTTTGCACACCCACTCGCGCCCTTCCGCCCACGCCACCGCCATGTGCGGCAAATCGACCAGACTCACGGGCGCATCGTCGCTTCGTCCTCGGTTCTCCGCTCTCAGTCCTCTGATCAACAGCGGCACGCGCACGCTTTCCTCGTGCGGCCACGCCTTGCGAAACAAACCGTGGCTGCCGTGCATGTCGCCGTGCACCGACGTGAACGCCACGATCGTCCCGCTCAGGTCAACCTCCGCCAGCAAGCGCCCGATCGCCCGGTCCGTGGCCTCGATGTGCGCGTAGTAGCCCGCGAGCTCGTCGCGCGCCTTTTTCTCCGCGTCGCCGCCCAATGGGACGTTCGCCCGCAATTCGATCTCGTCCGGTCGCACCTCACGCACATGCGGCGCGGGCGCGTGATACGGCGGATGCGGCGCCTCGAGGCTCACGACGCAAAATGCCGGCGCGTCGTGCGGCTCGCGCAGCCAATCCGCCGCACGCTGCACCAACACATCCGCCTGGTAACCCTTGAAGTGCTTCGGCTCTGGCAGGCGCGTGCCGTGGAGCCACGGATCGTTGAGCAGGAATCCGCCCTCGAACCCTTCCCAGAGCGCAAAACCGCCGCGCGCTTCCGGCGGCACGAGCTGCTTCGCGTGCGCCTCGCCCACGAATGGTGCCGTGCGATCGCGCGCACTCAAATGCCATTTGCCGAACCACGCCGTGCGATAACCGCGATCGCCCAGCGCGTGCGCGACGGTGCGCGATGTGCCCGGCA
This window of the Candidatus Didemnitutus sp. genome carries:
- a CDS encoding sulfatase-like hydrolase/transferase — protein: MPQQPNILWIVTTQWRAQAFGRTGDANARTPWLDGFASEAVDFAQAVTPHPLGPQARAALLTGKLCPESGVSDYWDALPGTSRTVAHALGDRGYRTAWFGKWHLSARDRTAPFVGEAHAKQLVPPEARGGFALWEGFEGGFLLNDPWLHGTRLPEPKHFKGYQADVLVQRAADWLREPHDAPAFCVVSLEAPHPPYHAPAPHVREVRPDEIELRANVPLGGDAEKKARDELAGYYAHIEATDRAIGRLLAEVDLSGTIVAFTSVHGDMHGSHGLFRKAWPHEESVRVPLLIRGLRAENRGRSDDAPVSLVDLPHMAVAWAEGREWVCKRDSAAISMPSATEIPLQCPHAWRGFRTARHKLVLRRAPDGRELPWLFFDLARDPLEMRNLADEPARSEEMRELLRWL